Proteins encoded by one window of Salvia splendens isolate huo1 chromosome 7, SspV2, whole genome shotgun sequence:
- the LOC121810506 gene encoding putative late blight resistance protein homolog R1A-3: protein MAAYAGLLSLMSIIDEIKFHPSPPISLQQKQVQSLTQKLNILLEFLEGGQVDALELRIADATYAAEDVIESYIVDNIHLAAAATTHNHEEGMQKIIQEFDLIQTEVKKAADEAKRRQQQREVSDHSDFRANSRKRKSCMVGFDDLVHQLMDKLIGGDLDRQVIPIVGMAGIGKTTLSTHVFQNPLIRDRYDVCVWATVSQSYNIGEILGEILDQIRGKSSGKSEGELGEELHKYLFSRRYLVVMDDMWSIEVWDKLKFFFPKNDNGSRVLVTTRLSNLASQLSGSHTLDMSFLEVDSSWELFSKIVFGDKPFPFELREIGKKILEKCNGLPLSIVVIGGLLAKSEPTREYWERIERNLSSTVNSENEEYWFRILKMSYNHLPAYLKPCFMYMGVFEEDRAIRVATLIYLWVCEGFLKPVTNKSLETVAEEYLRELVDRNLVLVHELGLLGNMKYCKIHDLLRYLSLKEARKQRFYCVLSQDSLGGLSKQRRVVIPRSISVVDPLETTSDSRSYACHNPRFSHLPDAILLRTLNAYDRTGYVHNEYFLSDVFQFVNARYLAVRAASSSEFPSSVNLLWNLHTLIVSSRNNLIAPIEIWKMHRLRHVECASGGLHLPDPPSRDDEIVVMENLQTLTGVKNFNLNEEVVKRIPNVKKLRIRYVESRIERHNCLSYLECMRKLETFRCSIKEGCEEYLHNISFPHSLMKLTINASFDLELEDMLQKIGSLPLLQKLVLEHGFFGTGTWETCEGQFPALKLLSMGMCGGLENWMMSESMDDFPCLEEIRLYGLRRLTMIPAELGGKESMKSILLDNCSESAMSSAKEVLDEQEELFGEEEALHVRVVCQKNNAQALHYLVTSNFHVSLV from the coding sequence ATGGCAGCCTATGCAGGTCTTCTCTCTCTTATGTCTATTATAGATGAGATCAAGTTTCATCCTTCTCCTCCAATTTCTCTCCAACAAAAACAAGTTCAATCTCTCACTCAAAAACTCAACATCTTGCTGGAATTTCTTGAGGGCGGCCAAGTAGATGCCTTGGAGCTTCGCATTGCAGATGCAACGTATGCAGCAGAAGATGTGATCGAGTCGTATATAGTTGACAATATTCACCTTGCTGCAGCAGCAACAACTCATAATCATGAAGAAGGTATGCAGAAGATAatacaagaatttgatttgaTTCAAACAGAGGTGAAGAAGGCTGCGGACGAAGCTAAGCGTCGTCAGCAGCAGAGAGAGGTCTCAGATCATTCTGATTTCAGAGCCAATTCTAGAAAGAGGAAGAGTTGCATGGTGGGGTTTGATGATTTGGTTCACCAACTCATGGATAAGCTCATTGGAGGAGATCTCGATCGCCAAGTCATCCCAATTGTAGGGATGGCCGGAATTGGTAAGACCACTCTTTCCACACACGTGTTTCAAAATCCACTAATAAGAGATCGTTATGATGTTTGTGTTTGGGCTACAGTGTCTCAAAGTTATAATATAGGAGAAATTTTAGGCGAAATTCTCGATCAGATAAGAGGGAAGTCGAGTGGCAAGAGTGAGGGCGAATTAGGAGAAGAGTTGCACAAATATTTATTCAGTAGGAGATATCTCGTTGTAATGGATGATATGTGGAGTATAGAGGTGTGGGATAAGTTGAAGTTTTTCTTTCCAAAAAACGATAATGGAAGTCGAGTATTGGTAACAACTAGGCTATCAAACTTGGCTTCCCAGTTGAGCGGATCCCATACACTCGATATGAGCTTTTTAGAGGTGGATAGCAGTTGGGAATTGTTCTCCAAAATTGTTTTTGGGGATAAACCTTTTCCATTTGAACTCAGGGAAATAggaaagaaaattttggaaaagTGTAATGGACTTCCTTTGTCAATTGTCGTAATTGGGGGGCTTTTGGCAAAATCCGAACCTACACGAGAATATTGGGAGCGCATAGAGAGAAACTTGAGTTCAACTGTGAATTCTGAAAATGAAGAATATTGGTTTAGAATATTAAAAATGAGCTATAACCATCTACCTGCCTATCTAAAGCCTTGTTTCATGTATATGGGAGTGTTTGAGGAAGATCGTGCAATTAGAGTCGCAACCCTCATCTACCTATGGGTCTGTGAAGGATTTCTCAAACCCGTAACCAATAAAAGCTTGGAAACAGTTGCAGAAGAGTACTTGAGAGAGCTAGTTGACAGAAATCTTGTTCTAGTTCATGAGTTGGGGTTACTCGGTAACATGAAGTACTGCAAAATTCATGATTTACTAAGATATCTATCTTTGAAAGAAGCTCGAAAACAAAGGTTCTATTGTGTGTTAAGTCAGGATAGTCTTGGAGGCTTAAGTAAGCAACGTCGGGTTGTTATTCCTAGAAGCATTTCAGTCGTCGATCCTTTGGAAACGACGTCCGATTCTCGTTCTTATGCTTGTCATAATCCTAGATTTTCTCATTTACCAGATGCTATATTGTTGAGGACACTGAATGCATATGATAGAACTGGATATGTACACAATGAGTATTTCCTTAGTGACGTGTTTCAATTCGTGAATGCACGATACCTTGCTGTTCGAGCTGCTTCATCGTCGGAATTCCCTTCCTCGGTGAATCTACTTTGGAATCTACATACACTTATAGTTTCATCCAGGAATAACCTAATCGCACCTATTGAAATATGGAAAATGCATCGACTCAGACATGTCGAATGCGCGTCAGGAGGATTGCATCTCCCAGATCCTCCAAGCCGTGACGACGAAATTGTTGTGATGGAGAATCTACAGACGCTCACAGGAGTGAAGAATTTCAATCTGAATGAAGAGGTGGTTAAAAGAATTCCGAATGTCAAGAAATTGCGTATTAGGTACGTGGAGTCACGAATTGAGAGACATAATTGTCTGAGCTATCTCGAATGTATGAGAAAACTGGAAACCTTCCGTTGCTCAATCAAAGAGGGATGTGAAGAGTATCTGCACAATATTAGCTTCCCACACTCGCTCATGAAGTTGACGATCAATGCCTCGTTTGATTTAGAGTTGGAAGACATGTTGCAGAAGATAGGTTCGTTGCCCCTTCTTCAGAAGCTCGTGTTGGAACATGGTTTCTTCGGAACAGGCACGTGGGAAACATGTGAAGGCCAGTTTCCAGCCCTCAAGTTATTGTCAATGGGGATGTGTGGTGGTCTTGAAAATTGGATGATGTCGGAAAGCATGGACGACTTTCCTTGTCTTGAGGAGATTCGTTTGTATGGATTGAGAAGGCTGACGATGATCCCTGCAGAACTCGGAGGAAAAGAGAGCATGAAATCAATTTTGTTGGATAATTGTAGCGAATCAGCAATGAGTTCGGCGAAAGAAGTGTTGGATGAACAAGAGGAGTTATTCGGGGAGGAAGAAGCGCTTCATGTTCGAGTTGTATGTCAAAAAAACAATGCTCAAGCACTGCATTATCTTGTAACTTCCAACTTTCATGTTTCATTGGTTTGA